In Triticum aestivum cultivar Chinese Spring chromosome 5B, IWGSC CS RefSeq v2.1, whole genome shotgun sequence, the following proteins share a genomic window:
- the LOC123114541 gene encoding 3-ketoacyl-CoA synthase 6-like codes for MSGILRKPPQYGSGRLMTDLIEEESADFMARLHERSGIGEETSVPNSYRYMPPKRGVEASREEAELVIFSAVDKVLARTTVNPEDIDTLIIACSFTTLTPVFADVVVNKYKLRADVQSVNLSGMGCSGALICVGLAEKLLQAAPPGKHKHVLIIATEILSSMMYHGTKREMLVPNVLFRMGAAAMIMTNSPERARFRLGPIVRTLTAARDSDYRCAFQEEDDKGITGINLSKELPVVAANALKSHIVTFCPRALPASELLRVAFSLVKQYVFPLPGARGRAEKGARPAFNKVFQHFCIHPGGRRVLQEVQHGLGLSDRDMEASHMTLHRFGNMASSSLLYELAYIEAKGRMTEGDRVCMISFSPGIDCSSVVWECINPAAADPNGPWAACIHRYPVQVKTT; via the exons ATGAGTGGCATCTTGAG GAAGCCACCACAGTATGGGAGCGGACGCCTCATGACCGACCTCATCGAGGAGGAGAGCGCTGACTTCATGGCTCGGCTGCATGAGCGCTCCGGGATCGGCGAGGAGACGAGCGTGCCCAATTCTTACCGCTATATGCCCCCCAAGCGCGGCGTGGAGGCTTCCCGGGAGGAAGCCGAGCTGGTCATCTTCTCCGCCGTCGACAAGGTGCTGGCAAGGACGACGGTGAATCCCGAGGACATCGACACACTCATCATCGCCTGTAGCTTCACCACGCTGACACCGGTGTTCGCCGACGTGGTCGTCAACAAGTACAAGCTCCGCGCGGACGTGCAGAGCGTGAACCTGTCCGGGATGGGGTGCAGCGGGGCGCTCATCTGCGTCGGCCTCGCCGAGAAACTCCTGCAGGCTGCACCACCAGGGAAGCACAAGCACGTGCTGATCATAGCCACCGAGATCCTGTCGTCGATGATGTACCACGGCACCAAGCGCGAGATGCTTGTGCCCAATGTGCTCTTCCGCATGGGCGCCGCCGCCATGATCATGACCAACTCACCGGAACGCGCGCGGTTCCGGCTCGGTCCGATCGTGCGCACGCTGACCGCTGCCCGGGACAGCGACTACCGATGCGCATTCCAGGAGGAGGACGACAAGGGGATCACGGGCATCAACCTCTCCAAGGAACTTCCCGTCGTTGCTGCGAACGCGCTCAAGAGTCACATTGTCACCTTCTGtccccgggccctgcctgcctcgGAGCTTCTCCGGGTCGCCTTCTCCCTCGTCAAGCAGTACGTGTTCCCGCTCCCGGGCGCGCGTGGGCGTGCGGAGAAGGGCGCGCGGCCGGCCTTCAACAAGGTGTTCCAGCACTTCTGCATCCACCCGGGCGGGCGCAGGGTGCTCCAGGAGGTGCAGCATGGCCTCGGCCTCTCTGACCGTGACATGGAGGCGTCGCACATGACGCTGCACCGGTTCGGGAACATGGCCAGCAGCTCGTTGCTGTACGAGCTGGCCTACATCGAGGCCAAGGGCCGGATGACCGAGGGTGACCGGGTGTGCATGATCTCCTTCAGCCCCGGCATAGACTGCAGCAGCGTCGTATGGGAGTGCATCAACCCGGCGGCGGCAGATCCCAACGGACCCTGGGCCGCCTGTATCCACCGCTACCCTGTGCAGGTCAAGACGACCTAA